Proteins found in one Deltaproteobacteria bacterium genomic segment:
- the ruvA gene encoding Holliday junction branch migration protein RuvA — MIARLSGTVEEKTEDTLVVDVNGVGYRVNMSLIALTRAPREGERVKLRIQTVVREDAFDLFGFLDSEEEELFKLLTSVSHVGPKTAIGVLSGIEPGDLAEAIRTANVNRLKSIHGVGKKTAERLVVELKDKVELLGVVKGSRNATPNVVRPGDTGSELLSALLNLGYKPAQAERLAQQANEKLGEGAALESLVKEALKAARA, encoded by the coding sequence ATGATCGCGCGGCTCTCGGGGACGGTGGAGGAGAAGACCGAGGACACGCTCGTGGTCGACGTGAACGGCGTCGGCTACCGCGTGAACATGAGCCTGATCGCGCTCACCCGCGCGCCCCGCGAGGGCGAGCGCGTGAAGCTGCGCATCCAGACCGTCGTGCGGGAAGACGCGTTCGATCTCTTCGGCTTCCTCGACTCAGAAGAGGAAGAGCTCTTCAAGCTGCTCACCAGCGTGTCGCACGTGGGCCCGAAGACGGCCATCGGCGTGCTGAGCGGTATCGAGCCGGGCGATCTCGCCGAGGCCATTCGAACTGCGAACGTAAACCGGCTCAAGAGCATCCACGGGGTGGGGAAGAAGACCGCCGAGCGCCTGGTGGTCGAGCTCAAGGACAAGGTCGAGCTGCTGGGCGTGGTCAAGGGCTCCAGGAACGCCACCCCGAACGTCGTCCGGCCCGGCGACACGGGTAGCGAGCTGCTGAGCGCGCTGCTCAACCTCGGCTACAAGCCGGCGCAGGCCGAGCGGCTGGCGCAGCAGGCCAATGAGAAGCTCGGCGAGGGCGCGGCGCTGGAATCGCTCGTCAAAGAAGCCCTCAAGGCGGCGCGCGCATGA
- the ruvC gene encoding crossover junction endodeoxyribonuclease RuvC: MRVLGIDPGTRVLGYGVVEQQGNSLRALDHGTVSPGDKLSLERRLHLIFQGITAVIDAARPDAVAIEGLFSHKNARSALVLGHARGVALLCAARAGLEVFEYAPAEVKKAIGAPGNAEKEQVVKMVRGFLGVERIDKFDAADALALAVCHLNRHRFTARLASAVIGGRR, from the coding sequence GTGCGCGTCCTCGGCATCGATCCCGGAACCCGCGTGCTCGGGTACGGCGTGGTGGAGCAGCAGGGCAACAGCCTGCGCGCCCTCGACCACGGCACCGTCTCGCCCGGCGACAAGCTCAGCCTCGAGCGCCGCCTGCACCTCATCTTCCAGGGCATCACCGCCGTCATCGACGCGGCCCGCCCCGACGCGGTCGCGATCGAAGGCCTGTTCAGCCACAAGAACGCCCGCAGCGCGCTGGTGCTCGGTCACGCGCGCGGCGTCGCTTTGCTGTGCGCCGCCCGCGCTGGTTTGGAAGTCTTCGAGTACGCGCCCGCCGAGGTGAAGAAGGCCATCGGGGCGCCCGGAAACGCCGAGAAGGAGCAGGTGGTGAAGATGGTCCGCGGATTTCTGGGCGTCGAGCGCATCGATAAGTTCGACGCCGCCGACGCGCTCGCGCTCGCCGTGTGTCACTTGAACCGCCACCGCTTCACCGCGCGGCTCGCGAGCGCCGTGATCGGAGGCCGCCGATGA